The sequence TCGGCTCAGGTATGTCTACCGTTTTCAACTGAGCAAGGAATAAACGACGACTCGGTTTGCCAAGATAATGCAGCCTGGCGACCACTTCCTGTCCTGGATAGCAGCCTTTTTTGAAACTAACGCCACCCACGATATCGAGATTTAACTGCTGTGGTGTGAACTGCTCTTTGCTTTGCAAATAAACCATGGGCAATCCGGCCTCTATATCCGCACTGGCCCAGAGATTTTCTGCACCAACCTGGCTTTCTTCCTTGATAGTTGTTTCGCCAGCGCTAATAACTAAATAACGATGTAGATGACCTGGCAGATAAATCGTTAATTCGCGATTCAGTGAAACACCTGACCAGAAATCTGTCGCCTGATTGGTCAACGGCGCTTGGCTAAGATACCCCATGACCTTGAGTTCAGGGCTAACAGTAATATCGACTTTGCTTCGTAGTTTGAACATATTTAAACGTTGAGTAATGCTTTCAGCTAAATCTGCAGCAAGCACTAATAAAAAGTCCTGTTCTCGTTTGATGACATAAAACAGACTTAATAAACGTCCTTTAGGGTTACAAAAACCACTTAGCTGAGCAGTATTAGCCTTCAAGGTGCGGATATCATTAGTGAGTAAGTTTTGTAAAAAACTTTCTGCTTCCTCGCCTGCAACCTCAATCACGCTGAAACTGGGCAGAGCGATAGCCACAGGGGAGGTCGTGTCATTTATCTCATTAAGATAGTTTACTGTAGGGGGGCTTTGTAAAAGCGTTTGAACATTCATAGTTGTATTGCGATTTATTATTAACAGGTTTTATTCTAACTGTATAAGCGGTGCTAAAACAGGGATGAAAACAAAGGACATTCAAGAATGAAAGTCACGATCACTAAGTCACGTGGTTTATTTGTGTATATGGTTTCGCTGCATATCTTAGCTATCATTTTGTTGTTATGGAGCATGGACAACAATAGGCTGCTGGTACTGTTCTTGACTGTTTTGGTTTGTGCAGGATTTATACAGTGGTATCGCCGATATACTGCCAGTGATGCCAAGAATTCATTAATAGAAGTCAGTATGAATCGGGAAAAAAATTGGTTCTTAAGAGACGAAACAGGGGCTGTATCCGGCCCTTTTAAATTGAAATCAAGCATCCAATTCCCGTATGTCATGTTCATCTATTTCAGAACACGACATTGGTGGCAAAGTCACAGTTTAATGATCCCGATAGATGCCGTTGATAAACAAGACTGGCGAAGGCTCAGGGCACAGCTTCGTGATCCTGATGTTTGGGCAGAATGATCGTTTCAGTGGCTGGCTGACTATTATCTGTTTCAGGATAATCCAGAATATAGTGCAGTCCGCGACTTTCTTTCCGTCTTAATGCAGATTCAATAATCAGTTCGGCCACATCCGCCAGATTTCGTAACTCAAGCAAGTCAGCACTAATATGATGTTTGCTGTAATAGTCACGAATTTCAGCCTGGAGTACTTGCAACCGTTGTCGGGCTCGGAGCAGACGATCTGTTTTCCGAACGATACCGACATAGTTCCACATAACACGCCGTAACTCATCCCAGTTGTGACTGATTGCTACGGCTTCTTTGGCAGGATAAACCTGGCTGGCATCCCACTGCGGGACTATTGCCGAAGTCGTTAGTGGTAATTGTTTTTTGATATCGTCCGCTGCTGATTTGGCAAACACCAGACATTCCAATAATGAATTACTGGCCATGCGGTTGGCGCCGTGCAGTCCAGTATGGGCTGTCTCACCAATGGCATACAAACCTGGTACATCGGTTTTACCATTTAAATCAGTCATGATGCCACCACAGGTATAGTGCGCTGCAGGAACGACAGGGATAGCTTGTTTGGTGATATCAATACCAAACTGTAAACAGCGTCGATAAATGGTGGGGAAGTGTTCTTTTATAAACGCCGCGGGTTTGTGTGAAATATCAAGATAGACACAGTCATGTCCGGTACGTTTCATTTCATGGTCAATCGCGCGCGCGACGACATCTCTTGGTGCTAATTCAGCCTGGGGATGAAAACGTTCCATAAAACGTTCACCATTGGCTAACACCAGTTTGGCCCCTTCTCCGCGCAGTGCTTCACTGATTAGAAATGATTTCGCCTGTGGGTGAAACAGGCAAGTGGGATGGAATTGAATAAATTCCATATTCGCAATGCGACAACCTGCGCGCCATCCCATGGCAATACCATCACCTGTCGATACGTCTGGATTACTGGTGTAAAGATAGACTTTTCCTGCACCACCAGTGGCCAGAACTGTTATGGGGGCTAACAGTGTTTTGGCTTCATCTTTTTTGATATCGAGTACATAACAACCCAGGATACGGTTTTCTTTTTCACCTAGCTGTTTGCTACTGCTGATGAGGTCAATACCAATATGATAGGGAAGTAGTTCTATATTTGGGTGTGCTTTGGCTTTATCGAGCAACGTAGTTTCTACTTCTCTACCTGTGGCATCTGCAGAGTGAATAATTCGTCGGTGACTGTGACCGCCTTCTTGCGTTAAATGATAGGTTTCTGATGTTATTCCGTCCCGCGTAAATGTCACACCCTGTTTGATTAACCATTCAATATTTTCCCGGGCGTGTTCGACGGTAAATCGAACAGCTTTTTCGCTACATAATCCCGCACCGGCCCTGAGAGTATCGTCGATATGGGACTGAATGGAGTCTGTTTTATCAAGGACTACGGAGATGCCTCCCTGAGCGTATAAAGATGCGCCTTCTTCAAGTTGACCCTTGGAAATTACAGCGACTTTGACATCATCGGCCATGTGTAAAGCGAGAGTGAGTCCGGCGGTGCCACTGCCAATAATTAAAATATCGTAATGATGCGTTGTGGTCATAAGGCTCTATACAGGTACAATAGGAATGTTTATTTTGCACTTAATGTGGAACAAAGTTAAATCGACATGGTCAATCAAGCTAAATTTAAAGAAGTGATAGACGTGTCGACTCAAGCCGGATGATAGGATGAATGTGGATCAAGAGCTAGTACGGCGCGTACAAGCAGGTGATAAAAAGGCGTTTGATTTGCTGATTATGAAATATCAGCAAAGAATCATTCACGTCATTACAGGGTTTGTTCATGATCCTGTTGAAGCGATGGATGTAGCGCAAGAAGCGTTTATTAAAGCCTATCGCGCTTTGCCAGGCTTTAGGGGTGATAGTGCTTTCTATACATGGCTGTATCGTATTGCGATTAATACATCAAAAAACTATCTGACAGCGGCGTCCAGAAGACCACCTGTCAGTGATGTTGATGCTATGGATGCAACAATTTATTACGATGCGCCGGAATTGAAGGAATTTGAGACACCTGAAAGTAGTCTAATGAGCGACGACTTACAGCAGGCAATTCATGACGCTATTCAGGAATTGCCAGAAGATACGGCAACGGCAATCAAACTGCGGGAGTTTGAAGGTCTGAGCTATGAGGAAATTGCACAGGCAATGGATTGTCCAATTGGGACCGTCAGGTCGCGTATATTTCGCGCCAGAGAGGCAATAGATAAACAGGTCAAAGCAGTTATGGGTGGAGAGGAACTATGACAATCAAGCAACAAGAATTATTGTCAGCGTTTGTTGATGGCGAACTTAATGAGCAAGAGCTTGATGAGTTACTGGCATTGATGAAATCAGACGACAGTGCCAAACAAGATTATATGAGATATCAATTCTCAAGTGATTTATTACATGGTTATGTGACCGAACATAAACAAATTGATTTAACTGACAGAATACAGCAGGCCTTATCTAACGAGCCGGGTTTAGATGTTAAACCAACAGAAGACAGACACACAGCAAAAGTGTTTGCATTACCTGACTGGTTCTGGAAGCAAACGGCTGGTTTAGCTGCTGCTGCTTCTATTGGCGCACTGGCTGTAGTCGGCTTGATGTCACAACCACAGACGGTTATGCCAACGACGAATATGGCGCAATCTGAACCTATGCAGCAGCAAACTACGGTTGCTGATTCAAACCGCTGGACAGTGGGTGAGTCAGAAGTTGAAGATCGTCTGAATGATTATTTAGTTGATCATAACGAATATGCCGGTGCTTCAGGTTTATTCTCTTACGCCAGAGTTGTTTCATACGGTGAGGAGTAGTCGCTAATGCGTTTTTTGCTCCACCTGTTAGTCGTCACATTTGTATCATTCTCAGCAACTGCACATGCTGATGATCCTGAAGCAATGCAAATTCTTGAGAAAATGACTTCAGCGGCAAAAACATTAACCTATGAAGGCGTGTTTAATTATCAGTCTGGTAGAAATTTACAGTCGATACGCATTTTTCATCGCGCAGATGAGAATGGTGAACTGGAAAGAATGATTTCTCTAAATGGTGCTGCCAGGGAAGTCATTCGCAATAATGATATGGTGACCTGTATTAACCCTGATGGTAAGCAGGTCAATATTAGCCGACGTCCCTTAGGAAGAGGGTTCCCAAGTGACTTGCCTCGTCGATTCAGCTCAGCTGCACCTTATTATGAAGTTGAAATGGGTGGTAAAAGTCGTATCGCCGGCAAAGAAGCTTATCAATTACTGATTACGCCTATCGATAATTATCGCTATGGCTATCACTTGTGGGTCGATGCTGAGACATACCTTCTTTTAAAGTCTGAACTTATCGGTCAGGATGGCGATGTATTGGAAACATTTTCATTTTCATCGGTGAGTACAGGCGAGCCGATTCCTGACTACAAGTTTAAATCGTTGCTGGCTGACGATGATATGGTCTGGCACAAAACAGAACCAGAGAATCCCATTGATATAGATAAACATAGTCATGAATTCGAATGGCAAGTTAATTGGTTGCCAGATGGCTTTGCATTAGTTGCATTACAAACTCGCTTGAGAGCCAATAACGGTGCCGATGTCGAGCAGAGAGTCTATAGCGATGGTCTAAGCTCTGTATCTGTGTTTATTGAAAAAATCCGGGCCAAACATAACCATTTGCATGGTGCTTCTCATGTGGGTGGAATCAATGCTTTCGGTACGATTATGAATGCTCACTTTGTGACAGTGGTTGGCGAAGTACCAGCAGTCACCGTTGAGAAAATTGGCAGTGCAATCGCTTTCACGCCGGTTGATCAGGAATGATTGAGCAGAAAGCGACAGTTATCAGTCGTCACGACCATTTAGTCTGGGTCGAAGCTGAAAGACAGTCCACTTGTGGTCAATGTGCGGCTCGTAAAGGCTGTGGCACTGGCTTGCTTGCAAAACATGTAGGAAAAAAATTCTCACGCATCGCTGTAAAAGATGAAGGCACACTGGAAGTTGGACAGGAAGTCACCGTGTCTATTCCTGAAGAAGCATTACTTTCAGGTGCTTTTCTTATGTACATGCTGCCGCTTATTTTACTTTTTTTTACATCAATTATCGTGCGTTTAGCTGGTGGTGGGGAACTGCTACAAATTGTGTCTGGTCTATTAGGTCTGATTACCGGTTTTGTGTGGGTCAAACATCGTATGAGTCATCATGATGCTGGTATCAATGTCAAACCAAATGAGGACTTCAAATGAGAGTAAACAAAAATTGGGCGGCTTTAACAATGCTGTTTGCTTGGCTAATGCTGAGTTTTAGTGTCCAAGCCCGTTCATTACCTGATTTTACTGAACTCGTCGCCGATAATGGTGATGCTGTTGTCAATATCCGAACTCACAATAAAACGGAAGAAACACCAACATCGATGTTGCCTCGTGGCCTGGATTTGCCGGAAGGTTCGGGAATTGATGATTTTTTTAAAAAGTTTTTTGAGGGTCAAGGTGGTGGCGCTCCTATTCCCCGTGAAAGTGAGTCTTTAGGCTCAGG is a genomic window of Methylophaga thalassica containing:
- a CDS encoding SoxR reducing system RseC family protein yields the protein MIEQKATVISRHDHLVWVEAERQSTCGQCAARKGCGTGLLAKHVGKKFSRIAVKDEGTLEVGQEVTVSIPEEALLSGAFLMYMLPLILLFFTSIIVRLAGGGELLQIVSGLLGLITGFVWVKHRMSHHDAGINVKPNEDFK
- the nadB gene encoding L-aspartate oxidase, whose protein sequence is MTTTHHYDILIIGSGTAGLTLALHMADDVKVAVISKGQLEEGASLYAQGGISVVLDKTDSIQSHIDDTLRAGAGLCSEKAVRFTVEHARENIEWLIKQGVTFTRDGITSETYHLTQEGGHSHRRIIHSADATGREVETTLLDKAKAHPNIELLPYHIGIDLISSSKQLGEKENRILGCYVLDIKKDEAKTLLAPITVLATGGAGKVYLYTSNPDVSTGDGIAMGWRAGCRIANMEFIQFHPTCLFHPQAKSFLISEALRGEGAKLVLANGERFMERFHPQAELAPRDVVARAIDHEMKRTGHDCVYLDISHKPAAFIKEHFPTIYRRCLQFGIDITKQAIPVVPAAHYTCGGIMTDLNGKTDVPGLYAIGETAHTGLHGANRMASNSLLECLVFAKSAADDIKKQLPLTTSAIVPQWDASQVYPAKEAVAISHNWDELRRVMWNYVGIVRKTDRLLRARQRLQVLQAEIRDYYSKHHISADLLELRNLADVAELIIESALRRKESRGLHYILDYPETDNSQPATETIILPKHQDHEAVP
- a CDS encoding MucB/RseB C-terminal domain-containing protein — translated: MRFLLHLLVVTFVSFSATAHADDPEAMQILEKMTSAAKTLTYEGVFNYQSGRNLQSIRIFHRADENGELERMISLNGAAREVIRNNDMVTCINPDGKQVNISRRPLGRGFPSDLPRRFSSAAPYYEVEMGGKSRIAGKEAYQLLITPIDNYRYGYHLWVDAETYLLLKSELIGQDGDVLETFSFSSVSTGEPIPDYKFKSLLADDDMVWHKTEPENPIDIDKHSHEFEWQVNWLPDGFALVALQTRLRANNGADVEQRVYSDGLSSVSVFIEKIRAKHNHLHGASHVGGINAFGTIMNAHFVTVVGEVPAVTVEKIGSAIAFTPVDQE
- a CDS encoding YgfZ/GcvT domain-containing protein; amino-acid sequence: MNVQTLLQSPPTVNYLNEINDTTSPVAIALPSFSVIEVAGEEAESFLQNLLTNDIRTLKANTAQLSGFCNPKGRLLSLFYVIKREQDFLLVLAADLAESITQRLNMFKLRSKVDITVSPELKVMGYLSQAPLTNQATDFWSGVSLNRELTIYLPGHLHRYLVISAGETTIKEESQVGAENLWASADIEAGLPMVYLQSKEQFTPQQLNLDIVGGVSFKKGCYPGQEVVARLHYLGKPSRRLFLAQLKTVDIPEPNLEVADESGEVAGHVVRAAMLDSGTLICQLSLKLTAKDKKLFINNNEVSGLTALVEDEE
- a CDS encoding sigma-E factor negative regulatory protein, with translation MTIKQQELLSAFVDGELNEQELDELLALMKSDDSAKQDYMRYQFSSDLLHGYVTEHKQIDLTDRIQQALSNEPGLDVKPTEDRHTAKVFALPDWFWKQTAGLAAAASIGALAVVGLMSQPQTVMPTTNMAQSEPMQQQTTVADSNRWTVGESEVEDRLNDYLVDHNEYAGASGLFSYARVVSYGEE
- the rpoE gene encoding RNA polymerase sigma factor RpoE; translation: MNVDQELVRRVQAGDKKAFDLLIMKYQQRIIHVITGFVHDPVEAMDVAQEAFIKAYRALPGFRGDSAFYTWLYRIAINTSKNYLTAASRRPPVSDVDAMDATIYYDAPELKEFETPESSLMSDDLQQAIHDAIQELPEDTATAIKLREFEGLSYEEIAQAMDCPIGTVRSRIFRAREAIDKQVKAVMGGEEL
- a CDS encoding protein YgfX, whose translation is MKVTITKSRGLFVYMVSLHILAIILLLWSMDNNRLLVLFLTVLVCAGFIQWYRRYTASDAKNSLIEVSMNREKNWFLRDETGAVSGPFKLKSSIQFPYVMFIYFRTRHWWQSHSLMIPIDAVDKQDWRRLRAQLRDPDVWAE